A genomic region of Persephonella marina EX-H1 contains the following coding sequences:
- the coaBC gene encoding bifunctional phosphopantothenoylcysteine decarboxylase/phosphopantothenate--cysteine ligase CoaBC: MILKDRNILVGVSGSIAAYKACELVRTLRKKGASVRVCMTPSAKEFVGELTFRALTENDVLSDWKDGETGLEHIFWARWADSFVIAPASANTIAKIRFGLADNFLTSVALAYDRPIVIAPAMNTKMYENPSTVENIGILKERGHILVDPSEGELACGEEGSGRLADVEDIETAILYSILPKPLKGKKVLVTAGGTREFLDPIRYISNASSGKMGYALAKISYALGGDVLLISAPTCLKKPYGVKTVDVVSAEDMYREVMNHLDDMDIVIMNAAVADFKPESYSRKKLKKAEEKPVINLEPNPDILLEIGKRKRDDQIVIGFAAESEKLIENAKDKLKRKNLDIIVANLLEVFSKEKHKGVIIFSDGRITEIPPMDKEESAYFILNKLFTKDS; the protein is encoded by the coding sequence ATGATTTTAAAAGACAGAAATATTCTCGTAGGTGTTTCCGGTTCAATAGCAGCATATAAAGCATGTGAACTTGTAAGAACACTCCGTAAAAAAGGTGCTTCGGTAAGAGTATGTATGACACCTTCAGCAAAAGAGTTTGTTGGTGAGCTTACATTCAGAGCACTTACTGAAAATGATGTTCTCTCTGACTGGAAGGATGGCGAAACAGGACTTGAGCATATATTCTGGGCAAGATGGGCTGACAGCTTTGTTATAGCTCCTGCATCAGCAAACACTATAGCAAAAATCAGGTTTGGACTTGCTGATAATTTCTTAACATCTGTAGCACTTGCCTATGACAGGCCTATAGTTATCGCTCCAGCGATGAACACAAAGATGTATGAAAATCCCTCAACAGTGGAAAATATAGGTATTCTTAAAGAGAGAGGGCATATACTCGTTGACCCTTCAGAAGGGGAACTTGCATGTGGTGAGGAAGGTTCTGGAAGACTGGCAGATGTAGAGGATATAGAAACAGCAATACTTTACTCTATCCTTCCAAAACCTTTAAAAGGGAAAAAGGTTCTTGTAACAGCAGGTGGAACAAGGGAGTTTCTTGATCCTATAAGGTATATATCAAACGCCTCATCAGGTAAGATGGGTTATGCTCTTGCTAAGATCTCCTATGCTCTTGGAGGTGATGTACTACTCATATCAGCACCAACCTGTCTGAAAAAACCTTACGGCGTTAAAACTGTAGATGTTGTATCAGCTGAGGATATGTACAGGGAGGTTATGAATCACCTGGATGATATGGATATAGTGATAATGAATGCTGCTGTTGCAGATTTCAAACCTGAAAGTTACAGCAGAAAAAAATTAAAGAAAGCCGAAGAAAAACCTGTAATCAATCTTGAACCAAACCCTGATATTCTTCTGGAGATAGGGAAAAGAAAGAGAGATGATCAGATCGTTATTGGCTTTGCAGCTGAAAGTGAAAAACTTATAGAAAATGCAAAGGACAAGCTGAAAAGAAAAAATCTTGATATTATCGTCGCAAATCTCCTTGAGGTTTTCAGTAAGGAGAAACACAAAGGTGTGATAATATTCAGTGACGGAAGAATTACCGAGATACCTCCGATGGATAAGGAGGAAAGTGCATACTTTATACTGAATAAACTTTTTACGAAAGACAGTTAA
- a CDS encoding ion transporter, whose translation MRKIIEEREKLKLQGRVRVFKIWLYNILENENSPYNQIYNVFALFIVITSSIGVLIELTPLEAKLPPDLDIFLRDYEEVVLIFFVVEYLTRLWVVSNFTDDFKRTYFSYESPNKLSKLFFALKEAFRPKVQWMKTPYAIIDLLSILPIIRPLRAFRILRVLRLLKIIRYGGAIKSFIFAIKEQAYLFLFIFFTIITWIVILSLLVYIFEYNAGNELFVSMWHAIYWGIVTISTVGFGDIHPVTDPGRIITSIMIGGGIVLVAALTGTFSAALVSRLMTLKEGGLKMENLENHIVICGWNETAEEIMEQILSMKIEKEKPVVIVTNLPKSAIGIELPRDVFYKRGDFIQENILTEVGIEKAEHVVIVAEREEGLSERNIDARTALASMLIKTLNPNAHLYVEVLLDEDADIFQKRMRVREVIIHGQILGKIMFTSILNPGATSLIKTLVDKERGIKKVKITGLGKFENFGQLLMYTRKYGYLPVAVERRGKIHLNPKDTFILEKEDFVFLIPAGGGED comes from the coding sequence TTGAGAAAGATCATTGAGGAAAGGGAAAAACTTAAACTCCAGGGAAGGGTCAGGGTTTTCAAGATCTGGCTTTACAACATTCTTGAGAATGAAAACAGTCCTTACAACCAGATATACAATGTATTCGCACTTTTTATTGTAATAACATCTTCAATTGGGGTTCTTATAGAGCTCACGCCACTTGAGGCAAAACTCCCACCTGATCTTGATATATTCCTGAGAGATTACGAAGAGGTGGTTCTTATATTTTTTGTTGTTGAGTATTTAACAAGACTCTGGGTTGTATCTAACTTTACAGACGACTTTAAGAGAACCTATTTCTCTTACGAAAGTCCAAATAAATTATCAAAACTGTTCTTTGCACTGAAAGAGGCGTTCAGACCTAAAGTTCAGTGGATGAAAACACCTTATGCGATTATTGACCTTCTATCCATACTCCCTATTATAAGACCTTTAAGGGCTTTCAGAATACTGAGGGTTCTCAGGCTTCTTAAGATCATAAGATACGGGGGTGCTATTAAAAGCTTCATATTCGCTATAAAAGAGCAGGCATACCTTTTTTTATTCATATTCTTCACAATAATAACATGGATAGTGATACTGTCCCTTCTTGTATATATATTTGAGTATAACGCAGGAAATGAACTTTTCGTTTCCATGTGGCACGCAATTTACTGGGGAATTGTAACAATATCAACTGTAGGTTTTGGAGATATACATCCCGTTACAGATCCAGGTAGAATAATAACATCAATAATGATAGGTGGAGGGATAGTTCTTGTTGCTGCATTAACAGGTACATTCTCTGCAGCACTTGTAAGCAGATTAATGACTTTAAAGGAAGGTGGACTGAAGATGGAAAATCTTGAAAACCATATAGTTATATGCGGATGGAATGAGACAGCAGAGGAGATTATGGAACAGATCCTCAGCATGAAGATAGAGAAGGAGAAACCTGTTGTTATAGTTACTAACCTTCCAAAATCAGCTATAGGTATAGAGCTTCCAAGGGATGTATTTTACAAAAGGGGTGATTTTATACAGGAGAACATACTTACAGAGGTTGGTATTGAGAAAGCGGAACATGTTGTTATAGTAGCGGAAAGGGAGGAAGGTTTATCGGAGAGGAATATTGATGCGAGAACGGCACTTGCCTCAATGCTTATAAAAACATTAAACCCAAATGCCCATCTTTATGTTGAGGTTCTTCTTGATGAGGATGCTGATATATTCCAGAAAAGGATGAGGGTGAGGGAGGTTATAATACACGGCCAGATACTTGGTAAGATAATGTTTACAAGCATACTGAACCCTGGAGCAACATCACTGATAAAAACACTTGTTGATAAAGAAAGAGGAATAAAAAAGGTAAAGATAACAGGTCTTGGAAAGTTTGAGAATTTTGGACAGCTATTAATGTACACAAGGAAGTATGGATATCTTCCTGTTGCTGTGGAGAGAAGAGGAAAGATACATCTAAATCCAAAGGATACTTTCATACTTGAAAAGGAAGATTTTGTATTCCTTATCCCGGCAGGTGGTGGAGAGGATTGA
- a CDS encoding cation:proton antiporter regulatory subunit encodes MEFKESDLPGIGKKFSIITSEKFKISVVVHVTGKREMFVFEPDDYDEPVCDVVLTEEEANQLGSVLMGAYYRPEQEKEKKLLIENLAIEWIKVPSNSPIAGKKIGESQIRQRTGVTVIAIMKEKEGETIVNPLPDNLIEGGDTIVIIGTRDQIERFLREFNIDGR; translated from the coding sequence ATGGAGTTTAAGGAGAGTGATTTACCAGGGATAGGAAAAAAGTTTTCAATTATAACCTCAGAAAAATTCAAGATATCTGTTGTTGTTCACGTTACAGGAAAGAGAGAGATGTTTGTCTTTGAACCGGATGATTACGATGAACCGGTATGTGACGTTGTTTTAACAGAAGAAGAGGCAAACCAGCTCGGATCGGTTCTTATGGGTGCTTACTACAGACCTGAGCAGGAGAAGGAGAAAAAACTGCTTATAGAAAATCTTGCCATTGAGTGGATAAAGGTTCCTTCTAACTCTCCCATAGCAGGTAAAAAAATAGGTGAGAGCCAGATAAGGCAGAGAACAGGTGTAACAGTAATAGCTATTATGAAAGAGAAAGAAGGAGAAACGATAGTAAATCCGCTGCCTGATAATCTTATAGAAGGCGGTGATACCATTGTGATAATCGGCACCAGAGATCAGATTGAAAGATTCTTAAGGGAGTTTAATATAGATGGAAGATAA
- the epmA gene encoding elongation factor P--(R)-beta-lysine ligase — protein MFYLEKSKILKGIRDYFERTGAIEVFTDILRLYPNLDAHILPVELFFNDNEGRKRGFLHTSPEYEMKRILSEIKRDIYQITKVFRNFESSKKHKIEFTMLEWYRVGYNLDDIMDDTQNIFIESAISLYKKPVVTYMGKRYDLRESEKITVDEAFYRFTSVYPDRYEDMIRFLKEKEDIKEEIDYEEAFFRIYAFYVEPNLGKEKLTFIYNYPTAFASLSKIENNRGKRFEAYINGLELVNGYHELTDPEKVKNILEREALRKKEETGKDYPVDYRFIEITEDLPDCSGASLGIDRLFMVLLNKSNIKDI, from the coding sequence ATGTTTTATTTAGAAAAATCAAAGATTTTAAAAGGGATAAGGGATTATTTTGAAAGAACAGGTGCAATAGAGGTTTTTACAGATATCTTAAGACTCTATCCAAATCTTGATGCCCATATTTTACCTGTTGAGCTGTTCTTCAATGATAATGAAGGGAGAAAAAGAGGATTTCTCCACACATCTCCAGAGTATGAGATGAAAAGAATACTCTCTGAGATAAAAAGGGATATATACCAGATAACAAAGGTGTTCAGGAATTTTGAAAGTTCAAAAAAACATAAAATTGAGTTTACAATGCTTGAGTGGTACAGGGTAGGCTACAACCTTGATGATATTATGGATGACACACAGAATATATTTATTGAGTCTGCGATATCCCTGTATAAAAAACCTGTTGTAACATATATGGGGAAAAGATACGACCTGAGAGAATCTGAAAAGATAACTGTTGATGAGGCATTTTACAGGTTTACATCGGTTTATCCAGACAGATATGAGGATATGATCAGATTCCTGAAGGAAAAAGAGGATATAAAAGAAGAGATAGATTATGAAGAGGCATTTTTCAGAATATACGCATTTTATGTAGAACCAAATCTTGGAAAAGAGAAGCTCACTTTCATATACAACTATCCAACTGCTTTTGCTTCACTTTCAAAGATTGAGAACAACAGGGGAAAAAGATTTGAGGCTTATATTAATGGCCTTGAACTTGTTAACGGCTACCATGAACTTACCGACCCTGAAAAAGTAAAGAATATTCTTGAAAGGGAAGCTTTGAGAAAAAAGGAAGAAACAGGAAAGGACTATCCTGTTGATTACAGGTTCATAGAAATAACTGAAGATCTCCCAGACTGCTCAGGTGCATCACTCGGTATTGACAGACTTTTTATGGTTCTGTTAAATAAATCTAACATTAAGGATATATAA
- a CDS encoding lytic transglycosylase, which yields MGFPVRIVLGLFLLFGFAHSWSEDDYLNPDDIGVIIAIAIDASDATDLFEKSRGKVNLSLKMDFTEKADVNERIHFFKTKGFLQLKKYVERGKPYIPLIKKIFDRYGIPDELIFLPIIESRFNIKARSPAGAAGLWQFMPQTGRMYGLRINKWIDERYDIEKSTIAAAFYLKDLYHIFDDWMLALASYNTGEGIIIRKINKYGGINFWDIDEYLSRETRNYIPNFLAAVSVVKDILKEEHFDYETVHFDIIKVRKPVSLLYISELTGISLSTLKKMNPHLKKGVTPPDDGEYNIYIPEGYKETVEVALEKSPIVKYRALKEYTVKKGDSLYKIAKKFGTTVSYLRKINDLENSIIVRGTVLKVPSYIEAYPDYTDRILDLSEDIIYTPKGIIYKVKKGDTLGKIAKKFRVSVKAIKRWNRIDKFIYPNQRIVIYKKVRNMNVRDPHIVPRNVMYLKKKVKKRKPTIKYIFHKVRPGDTLIKIARKYGVRVSDIKKWNRLSSNIIVVGQKITIIKRVGAGS from the coding sequence ATGGGTTTTCCAGTAAGGATAGTACTGGGTCTTTTTTTGTTATTCGGGTTTGCCCACAGCTGGTCTGAGGATGATTATCTAAATCCTGATGATATAGGCGTTATCATTGCAATCGCAATAGATGCCTCAGATGCTACAGATCTATTTGAGAAGTCAAGGGGGAAGGTAAATCTAAGCCTTAAGATGGATTTCACGGAAAAGGCTGATGTTAATGAGAGAATACATTTTTTCAAAACAAAAGGCTTCTTACAGCTAAAAAAGTATGTTGAGAGGGGGAAACCGTACATACCATTAATTAAAAAGATATTTGATAGATACGGCATCCCTGATGAGCTTATATTTCTTCCTATTATAGAAAGCAGATTCAATATAAAAGCAAGATCTCCAGCTGGAGCTGCAGGTCTGTGGCAGTTTATGCCCCAGACAGGTAGGATGTACGGTCTGAGAATAAATAAATGGATTGATGAGAGATACGATATTGAGAAATCAACTATTGCTGCTGCTTTTTATCTTAAAGACCTTTACCATATATTTGATGACTGGATGCTCGCCCTCGCAAGTTATAACACAGGTGAGGGGATAATAATTAGAAAGATAAACAAGTATGGAGGGATAAACTTCTGGGATATTGATGAGTATCTCTCAAGGGAGACAAGGAATTATATACCAAACTTCCTCGCAGCTGTATCTGTTGTGAAGGATATACTTAAAGAGGAACATTTTGATTACGAAACGGTACATTTTGATATTATAAAAGTTAGAAAACCTGTCTCTCTTCTTTATATCTCAGAGCTTACAGGGATCTCACTGTCTACTTTAAAAAAGATGAACCCACATCTGAAAAAAGGCGTTACACCTCCTGATGACGGAGAGTACAACATTTACATACCTGAAGGTTATAAAGAGACGGTTGAGGTGGCTCTGGAGAAATCACCTATTGTTAAATACAGAGCATTAAAGGAATACACAGTAAAAAAAGGGGACAGTCTCTACAAGATAGCTAAAAAGTTTGGGACTACGGTTTCTTATCTAAGGAAGATAAATGATCTTGAGAACAGCATAATAGTGAGAGGGACAGTTCTAAAAGTTCCTTCTTATATTGAGGCGTATCCTGATTATACAGACAGAATCCTGGATCTTTCTGAAGATATTATATACACCCCAAAGGGGATAATATACAAGGTAAAGAAAGGGGATACTCTCGGTAAGATAGCTAAAAAATTCAGGGTTTCTGTTAAAGCTATCAAAAGATGGAACAGGATTGATAAATTTATATACCCGAATCAGAGGATCGTTATATACAAAAAGGTCAGAAATATGAATGTGAGAGATCCCCATATAGTTCCAAGAAATGTGATGTATCTGAAAAAGAAGGTTAAAAAAAGAAAACCAACCATAAAGTATATATTCCATAAGGTCAGACCTGGGGATACTCTTATAAAGATAGCCAGGAAATATGGTGTCAGGGTATCAGACATAAAGAAGTGGAACAGACTTTCATCAAACATCATTGTTGTAGGTCAGAAGATAACGATAATAAAAAGAGTTGGAGCTGGAAGCTGA
- a CDS encoding uroporphyrinogen-III synthase gives MINILITKSEKELKKIEAVKNIRIDIIPFPAIKTIPLDFDIKTEDFDIFVFTSVNAVKYFFEKIEPERLEGKQIIAVGDKTKAELEKIGFKNIKTPQIQSSEGLLELLSNRNYKDKKIALPRAKKGIDLLIKNLDNVTLIPVYETVLNIPENVDKVKEMFEKKLVDFAVFTSPSNVENFLKIFEKGLDYLKQTKVVPIGKTTGKKLKSLGIEPFFVPEKPSIENIIKEIISSA, from the coding sequence TTGATAAACATACTGATAACCAAGTCTGAGAAAGAGCTTAAAAAAATTGAGGCTGTAAAAAACATAAGGATCGATATCATACCATTTCCTGCAATAAAAACGATCCCTTTAGATTTTGATATAAAAACTGAAGATTTTGATATCTTTGTATTTACAAGTGTAAACGCTGTTAAATATTTTTTTGAAAAGATTGAACCTGAGAGACTGGAAGGTAAGCAAATCATTGCTGTTGGTGATAAAACAAAAGCAGAACTTGAGAAAATAGGTTTTAAAAATATAAAAACACCTCAGATTCAGAGTTCTGAAGGACTCTTAGAACTCCTGTCAAACAGGAACTACAAAGATAAAAAAATCGCCCTACCAAGGGCAAAAAAAGGGATAGACCTTCTCATTAAAAATCTTGATAATGTAACACTGATACCTGTTTATGAGACCGTTTTAAACATACCTGAGAATGTTGATAAAGTTAAAGAGATGTTTGAGAAAAAGCTTGTAGATTTTGCTGTGTTCACAAGCCCTTCAAATGTTGAGAACTTTTTAAAGATATTCGAAAAAGGTCTTGATTATCTAAAACAGACAAAAGTAGTACCGATAGGCAAAACGACGGGAAAAAAACTCAAAAGCTTGGGGATTGAGCCTTTCTTTGTCCCTGAAAAGCCTTCCATTGAAAATATAATAAAAGAGATAATATCCTCAGCCTGA
- the cas6 gene encoding CRISPR-associated endoribonuclease Cas6 → MRLKVLIRSDMVPILYRHRVVSLIKNAIKLGSNGSEKFFEDKRVVRPYCFNLALPTKKTQKVGKIQIDENFTVEDIVFYTNKRPIALYVGSLDKELINAIYKGLKKIKRFNFSSNCNMVVQNRRLVWQIERIIFINEKPIESETAVFKTNSPILIENDENRPVLFSDETFNHYLNQIMDRILSSPYLKGRGLDRPLKFEPVDMKKQVVKHTLKDFRENTGKPVMYLTGSTGVFRLSGSKEDLEIIYKTGIGIRTCQGFGMIELKEQL, encoded by the coding sequence ATGAGACTTAAAGTGTTGATAAGATCTGATATGGTGCCAATACTTTACAGACATAGGGTTGTTTCCCTTATTAAAAATGCGATAAAACTTGGATCTAACGGAAGTGAAAAATTTTTTGAAGACAAAAGAGTTGTAAGACCTTACTGTTTTAACCTGGCACTTCCAACAAAAAAAACTCAGAAAGTTGGCAAAATTCAGATAGACGAGAATTTTACAGTTGAGGATATAGTTTTCTACACAAATAAAAGGCCTATAGCCCTTTATGTAGGTTCGCTGGACAAGGAACTTATAAACGCAATTTACAAAGGACTTAAAAAGATAAAAAGGTTCAACTTCAGTTCTAACTGCAATATGGTTGTCCAGAACAGAAGACTTGTATGGCAGATAGAGAGAATAATCTTTATAAATGAAAAACCGATAGAAAGTGAGACCGCTGTTTTTAAAACAAACTCACCTATTCTTATAGAAAATGATGAGAACAGACCTGTTTTATTTTCAGATGAAACATTTAATCATTATTTAAATCAGATTATGGACAGAATACTGTCATCTCCTTATCTGAAAGGAAGGGGACTTGATAGACCTCTTAAGTTTGAGCCTGTAGATATGAAAAAACAGGTTGTGAAACATACATTAAAAGATTTCAGGGAGAATACTGGAAAGCCCGTTATGTATCTTACAGGAAGTACAGGTGTTTTCCGATTATCGGGAAGTAAGGAAGACCTTGAGATCATATATAAAACAGGTATAGGGATCAGAACCTGTCAGGGTTTTGGTATGATTGAGTTAAAGGAACAGCTTTAA
- a CDS encoding radical SAM protein, which produces MIIIHKRVEILKYIFGPVKSRRFGLSLGIDLSPDFKSCNFDCLYCELNRGEPVNRIVNEPPVDQIVKEVKEYLEKNDHPDVITVTSNGEPTLYSQLDSLIDILNSIKGRSKTLILSNGSTIYRRDTQNILKKFDIVKISLDTVDEKTFRKIDRPSDDISLSQIIKGLKTFRDIYRGELVIEIMVVKGINDSTLEMEKIAEVLKNIKPDRIDIGTVDRPPAYRVRPVSDEELFKLSEIFEGFNINVVTRGNDGIVEKRKLSEDQILKTLKRRPFTYSDIESIFDRETAQRTYRLLKEGILKTKKVGSVTFIYSD; this is translated from the coding sequence ATGATTATAATACATAAAAGGGTTGAGATTTTGAAGTACATTTTTGGTCCTGTAAAATCAAGGAGATTTGGTTTATCCCTGGGAATAGATCTTTCCCCTGATTTTAAGAGCTGTAATTTTGACTGTTTGTACTGTGAGCTTAACAGGGGAGAGCCTGTTAACAGGATTGTGAATGAACCTCCTGTAGATCAGATCGTAAAAGAGGTAAAGGAGTACCTTGAAAAGAATGATCACCCAGATGTTATAACCGTAACATCAAATGGAGAGCCAACACTTTATTCACAGCTAGATAGTCTTATAGATATACTGAACAGTATTAAAGGAAGAAGCAAAACATTGATACTTTCAAACGGCTCTACGATTTACAGAAGGGATACACAGAACATCTTAAAAAAATTTGATATAGTCAAGATCTCCCTTGACACTGTTGATGAAAAGACTTTCAGAAAGATAGACAGACCTTCAGATGATATATCCCTGTCACAGATCATAAAAGGGTTAAAGACATTCAGAGATATATACAGAGGTGAGCTTGTTATTGAGATAATGGTTGTGAAGGGTATAAATGACTCAACTTTAGAGATGGAAAAGATAGCAGAGGTTCTGAAGAATATAAAACCTGACAGGATTGATATCGGAACTGTTGACAGACCACCTGCATACAGGGTCAGACCGGTTTCTGACGAGGAGCTTTTCAAACTTTCAGAGATATTTGAAGGATTCAATATAAATGTTGTTACAAGAGGAAATGACGGTATAGTAGAGAAAAGAAAGCTCAGTGAAGATCAGATATTAAAAACATTAAAAAGAAGACCTTTCACCTACTCAGATATTGAGAGTATTTTTGACAGAGAAACGGCACAGAGAACATACAGATTACTGAAAGAAGGTATCCTTAAAACGAAAAAGGTCGGATCTGTAACGTTTATCTATTCAGATTAA
- a CDS encoding phosphate-starvation-inducible PsiE family protein produces the protein MKKKLLALIEPHKIHRKLGDALEFIEDIIVFFLIILLFILSVYALYDIAVALMKEKIKVYDLIPKFIYLFILIELFRLTIVYLKERRIDTSLMIKTTLIAVLREIIIKAPHFKPLDFVGIGVLTLILALIYYVPKYIFISEEHFELKHKPKPEKIKTKRVVKAKKK, from the coding sequence ATGAAAAAGAAACTTCTCGCTCTTATAGAACCACACAAGATACACAGAAAGCTCGGTGATGCCCTTGAGTTTATTGAGGATATTATAGTTTTCTTCCTCATAATTCTCCTCTTTATACTCAGTGTATATGCTCTTTATGATATCGCTGTTGCTCTTATGAAGGAGAAGATAAAGGTATACGATCTCATACCAAAATTTATTTATCTTTTTATACTGATTGAGCTTTTCAGACTGACCATAGTATATCTGAAAGAGAGAAGGATAGACACTTCACTTATGATAAAAACAACCCTTATAGCTGTTTTAAGGGAGATAATAATAAAAGCGCCTCATTTTAAACCTCTTGATTTTGTTGGTATAGGTGTTCTGACCCTCATACTTGCATTAATCTATTATGTTCCTAAATATATATTCATATCTGAAGAACATTTTGAGCTTAAACATAAACCAAAACCTGAAAAGATTAAAACAAAAAGGGTAGTAAAGGCTAAGAAGAAATAA
- a CDS encoding cation:proton antiporter, with the protein MEDNHLPFLLIFGFLNLALFVAGYLGKLLRFPAILFYILFGIFLGPFIHGEEAIEVFSEIGIVLLFFYLGLEFNLKRAFSTAKKIWIVGLFDFLFGFVAVTAAMYLMGFDPFISILTGAVAYASSSAITTKIIVDDHRIANPETELILGLMVFEDIIAPILLAVLSAIAIGNAFNMLSLGGILLKVILIFAFAIAVAFFLKNTIASFIERFIGEEIFTLFSIGGLILFSGFTQYIGLSEALGAFLMGMIVSESGKSHDIEKVMFSIRDLAVAIFFFLFGAGIQFTGNFDGKILTALIVVVIISIIGKFMTGFLGGLIYGLSKRKAIETGLSIINRGEFSVVMSKFAPTQFIPFIGIYVFIMAFLGIIFAQYAPKIANLIVPKKKKKKKRILKEEPA; encoded by the coding sequence ATGGAAGATAATCATCTGCCATTTCTACTGATTTTTGGGTTTTTAAATCTCGCCCTTTTTGTAGCAGGTTATTTAGGAAAACTATTAAGATTCCCTGCAATACTTTTTTATATTCTCTTTGGTATTTTTTTAGGCCCTTTTATTCACGGCGAAGAAGCCATAGAGGTATTCAGTGAGATCGGGATTGTTCTCCTTTTCTTTTATCTTGGGCTTGAGTTTAACCTGAAAAGGGCTTTCTCAACAGCTAAAAAAATATGGATAGTAGGTCTTTTTGATTTTCTTTTTGGGTTTGTTGCTGTTACGGCAGCCATGTATCTTATGGGATTTGATCCTTTTATATCAATACTCACAGGTGCCGTAGCTTACGCCTCATCTTCAGCAATAACAACAAAGATAATCGTAGATGATCACAGAATAGCAAACCCTGAGACAGAACTAATATTGGGTCTTATGGTTTTTGAGGATATTATAGCCCCAATTCTTCTGGCTGTCCTATCTGCCATAGCCATAGGAAATGCATTCAATATGCTTTCCTTAGGTGGGATTCTCTTAAAGGTTATTCTCATATTTGCCTTTGCTATTGCTGTGGCATTCTTTTTGAAAAACACTATCGCAAGCTTTATTGAGAGATTTATAGGTGAAGAGATATTCACACTTTTCTCTATAGGGGGTCTTATACTTTTCTCAGGGTTTACGCAGTATATAGGACTTTCTGAGGCTTTAGGAGCATTCCTTATGGGTATGATCGTATCAGAGTCAGGAAAGTCACACGATATTGAAAAAGTTATGTTCTCAATAAGAGATCTCGCAGTTGCGATATTCTTCTTCCTATTTGGTGCAGGTATACAGTTTACAGGAAATTTTGATGGAAAGATACTGACAGCCCTCATTGTCGTTGTTATCATATCAATAATAGGAAAATTTATGACAGGATTTCTCGGTGGTCTTATATACGGCCTTTCAAAGAGAAAGGCGATAGAAACAGGACTCAGTATAATTAACAGAGGTGAGTTCTCAGTTGTTATGTCAAAGTTTGCACCTACACAGTTCATACCATTTATAGGTATATACGTATTTATAATGGCTTTTTTAGGTATCATATTTGCACAGTACGCTCCCAAGATAGCCAATCTTATAGTTCCAAAGAAAAAGAAGAAAAAGAAAAGGATTTTAAAGGAAGAACCTGCCTGA